One part of the Helicobacter cetorum MIT 99-5656 genome encodes these proteins:
- a CDS encoding PDZ domain-containing protein, giving the protein MFHKVLIALIVFFNGLGAYDFKHCQAFFKEASLKNGGVALKELPKGVYLYYSTTYPTHAKVIKSDPFIGLYLLQSTPSKYAYELRDLDKNALIRPMASVGATHALQTQLLFKQQGYSHYAQISQKTQKNGVISNICYQMLGLGVGGNGFIEAKFIRRFLNQKEPYYGDIGVRLDEKSKRLIVEQFDPFFPKNPFLKNDEILSINDHKLHSLAQFEWVVSHLKYQSLAKVKIKRNHKVKEVVIKVNKRYGGFLLKDTFLERYGVVLDKHFTITKIGNNLPKGLNVLRLGDRILWVNRKDVAFNQKALRRAFSSPKIELLIMRKGFEFYIKIR; this is encoded by the coding sequence ATGTTTCACAAAGTTTTAATCGCTCTTATTGTTTTTTTTAATGGCTTAGGGGCTTATGATTTTAAGCATTGTCAAGCCTTTTTTAAAGAAGCCAGCCTTAAAAATGGGGGCGTGGCCTTAAAAGAATTGCCTAAGGGCGTGTATTTATACTATTCTACAACTTATCCTACGCATGCTAAAGTGATTAAATCTGACCCTTTTATAGGGTTATATTTATTACAAAGCACCCCAAGTAAGTATGCTTATGAATTAAGAGATTTAGATAAAAATGCCCTAATAAGGCCTATGGCTAGTGTGGGGGCTACTCACGCCTTACAAACACAATTGCTTTTCAAACAACAAGGCTATAGCCACTACGCTCAAATCTCACAAAAAACTCAAAAAAATGGTGTGATTAGTAATATTTGCTATCAAATGTTAGGTTTAGGCGTAGGGGGGAATGGCTTTATTGAAGCGAAGTTTATCAGGCGGTTTTTGAATCAAAAAGAGCCTTATTATGGCGATATAGGGGTGCGTTTAGATGAAAAAAGCAAGCGTTTAATCGTGGAGCAATTTGACCCCTTTTTTCCTAAAAATCCTTTTTTAAAAAATGATGAAATCCTATCTATTAACGACCACAAACTCCATTCGCTCGCTCAATTTGAATGGGTGGTGAGCCATCTCAAATACCAAAGCCTTGCGAAAGTGAAAATCAAGCGAAACCATAAAGTCAAAGAAGTTGTAATCAAAGTCAATAAGCGTTATGGGGGGTTTTTGCTCAAGGATACTTTTTTGGAGCGTTATGGCGTTGTCTTAGACAAGCATTTTACTATCACTAAAATCGGCAATAATTTACCCAAAGGCTTGAATGTCTTAAGGCTTGGCGACAGGATTTTATGGGTGAATCGTAAAGATGTGGCGTTTAATCAAAAGGCTTTAAGAAGGGCGTTTAGCTCACCTAAAATTGAATTATTGATTATGCGTAAAGGCTTTGAATTTTACATTAAAATCCGTTGA
- a CDS encoding YbaB/EbfC family nucleoid-associated protein, with product MDFSQLSGLLDGVKKEFSQLEEKSKDTIYTSKSGGGMVSVSFNGVGELVDLQIDDSLLEDKEAMQIYLMSALNDGYKNIEENRKNLAFNMLGNFSKL from the coding sequence ATGGATTTTAGTCAATTGAGTGGGTTACTAGATGGGGTTAAAAAAGAGTTTAGCCAATTAGAAGAAAAGAGTAAAGACACCATTTATACTTCAAAAAGCGGTGGCGGAATGGTGAGCGTGAGTTTTAATGGTGTGGGGGAATTAGTGGATTTGCAAATTGATGATAGCTTATTAGAAGATAAGGAAGCTATGCAAATTTATCTAATGAGTGCTTTAAATGACGGGTATAAAAACATAGAAGAAAACAGAAAAAACTTAGCCTTTAACATGCTAGGGAATTTTAGCAAATTGTGA
- the panD gene encoding aspartate 1-decarboxylase: protein MTFEMLYSKIHRARITDANLNYVGSITIDENLAKLAKLKEGMKVEIVNVNNGERFSTYVILGKKKGEICVNGAAARKVAIGDVIIIIAYASMSEDEINAHKPSIVLVNENNEILENKE from the coding sequence ATGACTTTTGAAATGCTTTATAGCAAAATCCATAGGGCTAGAATTACAGATGCAAATCTCAATTATGTAGGTTCAATCACCATAGATGAGAACCTAGCCAAGCTTGCAAAACTCAAAGAGGGCATGAAAGTAGAAATTGTGAATGTCAATAATGGCGAACGCTTCAGCACCTATGTGATTTTAGGGAAAAAGAAAGGCGAAATTTGTGTCAATGGGGCGGCGGCTAGAAAGGTGGCCATAGGTGATGTGATTATCATTATAGCTTATGCGAGCATGAGTGAAGATGAAATTAATGCGCATAAGCCAAGTATTGTGCTGGTGAATGAAAATAATGAAATTTTAGAGAATAAGGAATAA
- a CDS encoding AAA family ATPase produces MDNFNKDLNEVIAQALSLALDFNHALCTTEHVLLAVLEHESGARIFNALEENDYYKMGQILKDYLLQYVPLKNDLAKVPDRSFVLVEVFQKMHTATNDLKSVGVEELLVLMLEEKDCYASKLMDSFGITRLYLVKNSGLFDLNQEEPVSKKSDALKKYAKNLSTLAKDNALDPVIGREEEILRVIEILGRRKKNNPLLIGEAGVGKTAIAEALALKIAQKQVPSFLQDYEIYSLDLALMVAGAKYRGDFEKRLKKVLKETKKNPNTILFIDEIHTILGAGSSSAGSLDAANILKPVLTDGSLKCMGATTFEEYRNVFEKDKAFSRRFSVVNVEEPSKEVCYSILKQIVPLYEAHHQVRYDENALLACIDLTSHYMHDKFLPDKAIDLLDEVGARKKISSKKGKKIGVDDVQETLALKLKIPKIRLSNDKKALLRNLEKSLNNKIFAQTKAVETISNAIKIQFCGLSSKDKPIGSFLFVGPSGVGKTELAKELALNLNLHFERFDMSEYKEAHSVAKFIGSPNGYVGFEQGGLLVNAIKKHPHCLLLLDEIEKAHADVYDLLLQVMDNATLSDNLGNKASFKHVVLIMTSNIGSQDKDTLGFFSIKNTKYDRAIKEFLTPELRSRIDAIVPFNPLSLQDFEQIVLVELQKLKALVLEQNIVLKFHKEVLKFIAQKSYQTTLGAREIKKIIHNEIKTKLSDILLLQSFKKPCKIACLLEKNQLILKEIKHTQKVKENDF; encoded by the coding sequence ATGGATAATTTCAATAAAGATTTGAATGAAGTTATTGCCCAGGCCTTGAGTTTGGCACTAGATTTTAACCATGCCCTTTGCACCACAGAGCATGTGCTACTAGCCGTTTTAGAACATGAGAGTGGGGCAAGGATTTTTAATGCTTTAGAAGAAAACGACTACTACAAAATGGGGCAAATCCTTAAAGATTACTTACTGCAATATGTCCCTTTAAAAAATGACTTGGCTAAAGTTCCAGACAGAAGTTTTGTGCTAGTAGAAGTGTTTCAAAAAATGCATACAGCTACAAATGATTTAAAAAGTGTGGGCGTTGAAGAATTGCTTGTTTTAATGCTAGAAGAGAAAGATTGCTACGCTTCAAAGCTTATGGATAGTTTTGGAATCACTCGTTTGTATTTGGTTAAAAATTCGGGGTTATTTGATTTAAATCAAGAAGAGCCGGTCTCAAAAAAAAGTGATGCCTTAAAGAAATACGCTAAAAATTTAAGCACCCTAGCGAAGGATAATGCCCTAGACCCAGTGATTGGTAGAGAAGAAGAAATTCTAAGGGTGATAGAAATTTTGGGGCGCAGAAAAAAGAATAATCCACTCTTAATCGGCGAAGCGGGTGTGGGAAAAACCGCCATTGCTGAAGCTCTGGCTTTAAAAATCGCTCAAAAACAGGTGCCAAGTTTCTTGCAGGACTATGAGATTTATTCTTTAGATTTGGCCTTAATGGTTGCTGGAGCAAAATATAGGGGGGATTTTGAAAAACGCTTGAAAAAAGTGCTTAAAGAAACGAAAAAAAACCCTAATACTATTTTATTTATTGATGAAATCCATACGATTTTAGGTGCAGGAAGCAGTAGTGCGGGGAGCTTAGATGCGGCTAATATTTTAAAGCCGGTTTTAACTGATGGGAGCTTGAAATGCATGGGGGCTACCACTTTTGAAGAATACCGCAATGTGTTTGAAAAAGACAAGGCCTTTAGCAGGCGTTTTTCTGTAGTGAATGTGGAAGAGCCTTCTAAAGAAGTGTGCTATTCTATTTTAAAGCAAATAGTCCCCCTTTATGAAGCTCATCATCAAGTGCGTTATGATGAAAACGCTCTTTTAGCCTGTATTGATTTAACAAGCCATTATATGCATGATAAATTTTTGCCAGATAAAGCGATTGATTTATTAGATGAAGTGGGAGCGAGAAAAAAAATTAGTTCTAAAAAAGGTAAAAAAATCGGCGTTGATGATGTGCAAGAGACACTCGCCTTAAAGCTCAAAATTCCTAAAATCCGTTTGAGTAATGATAAGAAAGCCCTTTTAAGGAATTTGGAAAAATCGCTTAATAACAAGATTTTCGCTCAAACAAAGGCTGTTGAAACCATTAGTAATGCGATTAAAATCCAGTTTTGCGGACTTTCTTCAAAAGATAAGCCTATAGGGAGCTTTTTGTTTGTTGGGCCTAGTGGGGTGGGAAAAACAGAGTTAGCTAAAGAATTAGCCTTGAATTTGAATTTGCATTTTGAACGCTTTGATATGAGCGAATACAAAGAAGCCCATAGCGTAGCGAAATTTATTGGAAGTCCTAATGGTTATGTAGGCTTTGAGCAAGGGGGGTTATTAGTCAATGCGATTAAAAAGCACCCCCATTGCTTGCTGCTTTTAGATGAAATAGAAAAAGCTCACGCTGATGTGTATGATTTGTTGTTGCAAGTTATGGATAATGCCACTTTGAGCGATAATTTAGGCAATAAGGCGAGTTTTAAGCATGTTGTTTTAATTATGACTTCAAATATTGGGAGTCAAGATAAAGATACGCTAGGATTTTTCAGCATTAAAAACACAAAATATGATAGAGCGATTAAAGAGTTTCTAACCCCAGAATTACGCTCTAGAATTGATGCGATTGTGCCATTTAATCCGCTTAGTTTACAGGATTTTGAACAAATTGTTTTGGTGGAATTACAAAAATTAAAAGCCCTAGTGCTAGAGCAAAACATAGTCTTAAAGTTTCATAAAGAAGTTTTGAAATTTATCGCACAAAAGAGCTATCAAACGACTTTAGGGGCTAGAGAAATTAAAAAAATCATTCATAATGAAATCAAAACGAAGCTAAGCGATATACTACTCTTACAATCATTTAAAAAACCTTGTAAAATCGCTTGCTTACTAGAAAAAAATCAATTGATTTTAAAAGAAATCAAACACACACAAAAGGTGAAAGAAAATGACTTTTGA
- a CDS encoding ATP-dependent Clp protease adaptor ClpS yields MHKIPTPTMSQVVMLNDSTTTMDFVVSVLREFFDKPLEEAQNIMLSVHHDGEGVCGIYPYDIAVYKAECVKEKARALNFPLKLVVEEIK; encoded by the coding sequence ATGCATAAAATCCCTACCCCCACCATGTCGCAGGTTGTCATGCTCAATGATTCTACCACCACAATGGATTTTGTGGTCTCTGTGTTAAGAGAGTTTTTTGACAAGCCTTTAGAAGAAGCTCAAAATATCATGCTAAGTGTCCATCATGATGGCGAAGGGGTTTGTGGTATTTATCCTTATGATATTGCTGTGTATAAGGCAGAATGCGTGAAAGAAAAGGCTAGAGCGTTAAACTTTCCTTTAAAATTAGTTGTAGAAGAGATAAAATAA
- a CDS encoding universal stress protein, with amino-acid sequence MNILFGISDTLECRNAIKFAIKLAHSLKTVRFTLLHVSMEVFIYSESGMMDYGTTEALEEERAKDLLKEFEDAFKKENIECESVLKSGDSIDVVLGMAKDYDLLLIGASESNLLYRLFGSHQNRLIEQSSIPIMVAK; translated from the coding sequence ATGAATATTTTGTTTGGAATTAGTGATACACTAGAATGTCGTAACGCCATCAAGTTTGCAATCAAATTAGCTCATTCGCTTAAAACGGTGCGTTTTACCTTGTTGCATGTGAGCATGGAAGTGTTTATCTATAGTGAAAGCGGCATGATGGATTATGGCACGACCGAAGCTTTAGAAGAAGAAAGAGCTAAGGATTTGTTAAAAGAGTTTGAAGACGCTTTTAAAAAAGAAAATATAGAATGCGAGAGCGTTTTAAAAAGCGGTGATTCTATTGATGTGGTTTTGGGCATGGCTAAGGATTATGACTTACTACTAATTGGAGCGAGCGAATCTAATTTGCTATACCGCCTGTTTGGCTCACACCAAAACCGCCTGATTGAGCAATCTAGCATTCCTATTATGGTTGCTAAATAA
- the bioD gene encoding dethiobiotin synthase gives MATTLFVSATNTNVGKTTCARLLAKYCNTQNIKTILLKPIETGINPLDKSSDAHLFLQDNHALDKSMQLQDISFYRYIKACAPLIAQQEEKPKKPIELNKIKDLVEHFKQRYDLIIVEGAGGLLVPITLKESMLDLALNLEAKMLLISHDNLGMINDCLLNDYLLKSQKLDYKIAINLRESNATTFESVSLPYIELFNKHSNNPIMIFQKNLKELMDFALK, from the coding sequence ATGGCAACAACCCTATTTGTGAGTGCAACTAACACGAATGTGGGTAAAACCACTTGTGCAAGATTACTCGCTAAATATTGCAACACTCAAAACATTAAAACGATTTTATTAAAACCCATTGAAACAGGCATAAACCCACTAGATAAATCAAGTGATGCACATTTGTTTTTACAAGATAACCATGCTCTAGACAAGTCTATGCAACTACAAGACATCTCATTTTATCGCTATATTAAAGCTTGTGCTCCGCTCATCGCTCAACAAGAAGAAAAGCCCAAAAAACCCATTGAGCTAAACAAAATCAAAGATTTAGTAGAGCATTTTAAACAACGCTATGATTTAATCATTGTTGAAGGGGCTGGGGGGCTACTTGTGCCTATCACCTTAAAAGAAAGCATGCTAGATTTAGCCCTAAATTTAGAAGCCAAAATGCTTTTAATTAGCCATGATAATTTAGGAATGATAAATGACTGCTTATTAAATGACTATCTTTTAAAATCTCAAAAATTAGATTATAAAATCGCTATCAATCTAAGAGAGAGTAACGCCACTACTTTTGAGAGCGTGAGCTTGCCCTATATTGAGCTTTTTAACAAGCACTCTAATAACCCTATTATGATTTTTCAAAAAAATCTAAAAGAATTAATGGATTTTGCCCTTAAATGA
- a CDS encoding DUF1523 family protein — translation MRIVRNIVLVILTLIFLALMASVSYCMPHYRVGIISGMEVKRMDKSMPNKASKSLTRDVYFLQTYDPKDKKSVKVYRNEDTRFGFPFYFKFNSADISALAQSLINQQVEVKYYGWRINLLDMFPNAISLKPLEEISGVSKPIVSWILYALLLGGFILSVRFICASFKGKIH, via the coding sequence GTGAGAATTGTGCGTAATATTGTCTTAGTTATCTTAACTCTGATATTTTTAGCACTTATGGCAAGCGTAAGCTATTGTATGCCCCATTACAGGGTGGGTATCATTAGTGGCATGGAAGTAAAAAGAATGGATAAGAGCATGCCTAATAAAGCGTCAAAAAGCCTTACTAGAGATGTCTATTTTCTACAAACTTACGACCCTAAGGATAAAAAAAGCGTGAAAGTGTATCGTAATGAAGACACTCGCTTTGGCTTTCCTTTTTATTTCAAATTCAATTCCGCTGATATTTCAGCTTTAGCTCAAAGCTTAATCAATCAGCAAGTGGAAGTGAAATACTATGGGTGGCGTATTAATCTATTAGATATGTTCCCTAATGCGATTTCTTTAAAGCCTCTTGAAGAGATAAGCGGAGTTTCAAAGCCTATTGTTAGTTGGATTTTATATGCGTTGTTGCTAGGGGGGTTTATTTTAAGCGTGCGTTTTATTTGTGCGTCATTTAAGGGCAAAATCCATTAA
- the icd gene encoding isocitrate dehydrogenase (NADP(+)): protein MAYNPKFLEKPKEGEEITIENGKLHVPNNPIIPFIEGDGIGSDITPAMIKVVDKAVEKAYKGAKKIAWYEVFVGEKCYNKFKDHKELSPEEQWLLPDTIDAINHYKVAIKGPLTTPIGEGFRSLNVALRQKMDLYVCLRPVRWYGSPSPVKEPNKVDMVIFRENAEDIYAGVEWAEGSAEAKKLIHFLQDELKVTKIRFPETSGIGVKPISKEGTERLVRKAIEYAIDNDKPSVTFVHKGNIMKFTEGAFMKWGYALAQKEFGAKVIDKGPWCSIKNPKTGKEIVIKDMIADAFLQQILLRPSEYSVIATMNLNGDYISDALAAMVGGIGIAPGANLNDTVGMFEATHGTAPKYTGLDKVNPGSIILSAEMMLRHMGWVEAADLIVSSMEKAIKSKKVTYDFARLMEGATEVKCSEFADVMIGCM from the coding sequence ATGGCTTACAACCCTAAATTTTTAGAAAAACCTAAAGAAGGCGAAGAAATTACGATTGAAAATGGCAAATTGCATGTGCCAAATAACCCTATTATCCCTTTTATTGAGGGCGATGGCATTGGTTCTGATATTACCCCAGCGATGATTAAGGTAGTTGATAAAGCGGTAGAAAAGGCTTATAAAGGTGCAAAAAAAATCGCATGGTATGAAGTATTTGTAGGCGAGAAATGCTATAACAAATTCAAAGACCACAAAGAGTTAAGCCCTGAAGAGCAATGGCTGCTCCCTGATACTATTGATGCGATTAATCATTATAAAGTGGCTATTAAAGGGCCTTTGACTACGCCTATTGGAGAAGGGTTTAGGTCATTAAATGTGGCGTTGCGTCAAAAAATGGATTTATATGTGTGTTTGAGACCGGTTAGGTGGTATGGTAGTCCAAGCCCTGTAAAAGAGCCTAACAAAGTGGATATGGTGATTTTTAGAGAAAATGCTGAAGATATCTATGCAGGGGTTGAGTGGGCTGAAGGTAGTGCTGAAGCTAAAAAACTCATTCATTTCTTACAAGATGAATTAAAGGTTACTAAAATTAGATTCCCAGAAACTAGCGGTATAGGTGTCAAACCCATTAGTAAAGAAGGCACAGAGAGATTGGTGAGAAAAGCGATTGAATATGCGATTGATAATGACAAACCAAGCGTAACTTTCGTGCATAAGGGTAATATTATGAAGTTTACTGAAGGGGCGTTTATGAAATGGGGTTATGCTCTAGCTCAAAAAGAATTTGGTGCTAAAGTTATTGATAAAGGCCCATGGTGCTCTATTAAAAACCCCAAAACCGGAAAAGAAATCGTCATAAAAGATATGATTGCTGATGCGTTCTTGCAACAAATCTTATTACGCCCTAGCGAATACAGCGTGATTGCTACCATGAATTTGAATGGGGATTATATTTCTGATGCGTTAGCTGCAATGGTTGGGGGCATTGGCATTGCTCCTGGGGCTAATCTCAATGATACGGTGGGCATGTTTGAAGCAACGCATGGCACTGCTCCCAAATACACCGGACTTGATAAGGTAAATCCGGGCTCTATCATTTTAAGTGCTGAAATGATGTTAAGGCATATGGGTTGGGTAGAAGCGGCTGATTTAATCGTATCTTCTATGGAAAAAGCCATTAAGAGCAAGAAAGTAACTTATGATTTTGCTCGCTTAATGGAGGGGGCGACTGAAGTTAAATGTTCTGAGTTTGCTGATGTGATGATTGGATGCATGTAA
- a CDS encoding citrate synthase, with amino-acid sequence MSVTLINNENNERYEFETIKCTRGPKAVDFSKLFETTGFFSYDPGYSSTAGCQSTISYINGKEGELYYKGHRIQDLVANYKYVDVCKLLLTGELPKDKDESLEFELELRHRSFVHESLLNMFSAFPSNAHPMAKLSSGVSILSTLYSTHQNMHTEEDYQTMARRIIAKIPTLAAICYRNEVGAPIIYPDIARSYVENILFMLRGYPYSRLKHTIKGETEITPLEVEAFDKILTLHADHGQNASSTTVRNVASTGVHPYAAISAGISALWGHLHGGANEKVLLQLEEIGDVKNVDKYIARVKDKNDSFKLMGFGHRVYKSYDPRAKILKGLKDELHKKGVKMDERLGEIASKVEEIALKDEYFIERNLYPNVDFYSGTILTALKIPVRFFTPVFVIGRTVGWCAQLLEHVKNPQARITRPRQVYVGK; translated from the coding sequence ATGTCTGTTACTCTAATCAATAATGAAAATAATGAACGCTATGAATTTGAAACTATTAAATGCACTCGTGGGCCAAAGGCGGTTGATTTTTCTAAGCTTTTTGAGACTACGGGGTTTTTTTCTTACGACCCGGGGTATTCTTCAACAGCTGGGTGTCAATCCACCATTAGCTACATTAATGGTAAAGAAGGCGAATTGTATTATAAAGGGCATAGAATACAAGATTTAGTCGCTAACTATAAATATGTAGATGTATGTAAACTACTACTCACAGGCGAATTACCCAAAGATAAAGATGAGAGTTTAGAATTTGAATTAGAATTACGCCACAGAAGCTTTGTGCATGAGAGCTTACTCAATATGTTTAGCGCCTTTCCTAGCAACGCCCACCCCATGGCAAAGCTTTCTAGTGGCGTGTCCATTTTATCCACTCTATACTCCACGCATCAAAACATGCATACTGAAGAAGATTATCAAACTATGGCTAGAAGAATCATAGCTAAGATTCCTACCTTAGCCGCCATTTGTTATCGTAATGAAGTGGGAGCTCCTATCATCTACCCTGATATTGCCCGCTCTTATGTAGAAAACATTCTATTCATGCTTAGGGGTTATCCTTATAGCCGCTTGAAACACACTATTAAGGGCGAAACGGAAATCACGCCCTTAGAAGTAGAAGCCTTTGACAAGATTCTAACCTTGCATGCTGACCATGGGCAAAACGCTTCTTCTACCACCGTAAGAAATGTCGCCAGCACCGGGGTGCATCCTTATGCGGCTATTAGTGCGGGTATTTCTGCTTTATGGGGGCATTTACACGGCGGAGCGAATGAAAAAGTATTATTGCAATTAGAAGAAATAGGCGATGTCAAAAATGTAGATAAGTATATCGCAAGAGTGAAAGACAAGAACGACAGCTTCAAGCTCATGGGCTTTGGGCATAGGGTGTATAAGAGTTACGACCCAAGGGCTAAGATTTTAAAGGGCTTGAAAGATGAATTGCATAAAAAAGGCGTTAAAATGGACGAACGCTTAGGCGAAATCGCTTCTAAAGTAGAAGAAATTGCCTTAAAAGACGAGTATTTTATTGAGAGAAATCTCTACCCTAATGTAGACTTTTACTCAGGTACCATTCTCACGGCTTTAAAAATTCCGGTGCGTTTCTTTACGCCAGTGTTTGTCATCGGTCGCACAGTGGGTTGGTGCGCTCAACTCTTAGAACATGTCAAAAACCCCCAAGCTAGAATCACCCGCCCAAGACAAGTCTATGTAGGAAAGTAG
- a CDS encoding SabA family sialic acid-binding adhesin has product MIKIKKTSMALALSLFLSGLHAEDNGYFVSVGYQIGQASQMVKNTGELQKLSDTYANLNNLLANYNSLNWAVTNAGSATSINSAIDNLSASANNLTNGTTQSPAYQAVLLALNSAVAMWQIIASRIGCGNDLNQSNQSNQTNQTNQTINNVPNESGSVTCNRTTSGWGGVISHNTFKKINDAFVVIHNALKDNGMLALKDSNNASQEMKKVQQAVLQAVVAIKEERGVNVAEAAQESKAQETHAKSEPAKAEQKNTATYLLSEAQTLIDTLTTGDNNKETTGCPWFEVPNNDSTKTYYGINSASGSVCDLFKDPFDRVKQMLATAKEVVQKTQNVSATQEQKIQTPSSFNPYTNNHQVAQTMLKTAQTQANILNLVNQVGNDFKAINARQRELMTRCMQGANTIAQGSNVSGCAKLQATLNSLEQESAYYGNQVNQALTIADTLLHFKERVATLKDTYGEIKNNISVASSLPNSKLALQNLVSTTTDSNKPVGLQTVYYLNQNAYSQMQTAMQELANNPFRNFGVIKSQSNSGVMNGIGIQLGYKQFFGENRNYGVKYYGFFDYNHTYIKSDFFNSASNVFTYGAGADALYNFINDKATNLFGKNNKLSVGVFGGIALAGTSWANSNRVNLETVNNIYNAKISAANFQFLFNFGLRANLAEEKKGNHAIQHGMELGIKIPTINTSYYSFMGAKLSYRRLYSIYLNYVFAY; this is encoded by the coding sequence ATGATAAAAATCAAAAAAACTAGCATGGCTCTAGCCTTAAGCCTGTTTCTAAGCGGTCTTCATGCCGAAGATAACGGCTATTTTGTAAGCGTAGGCTATCAAATCGGTCAAGCTTCTCAAATGGTTAAAAACACTGGCGAGTTGCAAAAGCTTTCAGACACTTATGCAAACTTGAACAATCTTTTAGCTAATTACAACAGCCTTAATTGGGCGGTTACTAATGCAGGAAGCGCTACTTCTATCAATAGTGCAATTGATAATTTGAGTGCGAGCGCGAATAATTTGACTAATGGCACCACACAATCTCCTGCTTATCAGGCCGTGCTTTTAGCGCTTAATTCAGCGGTAGCGATGTGGCAAATCATTGCTTCTAGAATTGGTTGCGGCAATGATTTAAATCAATCAAATCAATCAAATCAAACAAATCAAACAAATCAAACAATAAACAATGTTCCTAATGAGAGTGGTTCAGTTACTTGTAACAGAACTACATCAGGATGGGGAGGCGTTATTTCGCACAACACTTTTAAAAAAATCAATGATGCTTTTGTAGTCATCCATAACGCTTTAAAAGATAATGGGATGCTGGCGCTAAAAGATAGTAATAATGCATCACAAGAGATGAAAAAAGTCCAACAAGCCGTCTTGCAAGCCGTTGTTGCTATCAAGGAGGAAAGGGGAGTAAATGTGGCAGAAGCAGCACAAGAATCAAAAGCTCAAGAAACACACGCTAAAAGCGAACCAGCTAAAGCAGAACAAAAAAATACCGCCACCTATCTTTTAAGTGAAGCTCAAACACTCATAGACACTCTCACTACAGGTGATAATAATAAAGAAACTACCGGATGCCCATGGTTTGAGGTGCCTAATAATGATAGCACTAAAACCTATTATGGGATTAATTCAGCAAGTGGAAGTGTGTGCGACCTGTTTAAAGACCCTTTTGATAGGGTGAAACAAATGCTTGCTACAGCCAAAGAAGTCGTGCAAAAAACTCAAAATGTCTCAGCCACCCAAGAACAAAAAATTCAAACTCCAAGCAGTTTCAACCCCTATACTAACAACCACCAAGTCGCTCAAACCATGCTTAAGACCGCTCAAACTCAAGCCAATATTTTAAATCTGGTCAATCAAGTGGGAAATGATTTTAAAGCCATCAATGCCAGACAAAGAGAGCTAATGACACGATGTATGCAAGGTGCAAACACTATCGCACAAGGGAGTAATGTATCAGGCTGTGCAAAACTACAAGCGACTTTAAATTCTTTAGAGCAAGAGAGCGCTTATTATGGTAACCAAGTCAATCAAGCTTTGACTATCGCTGACACCTTATTGCATTTCAAAGAAAGGGTTGCGACTTTAAAAGACACTTATGGTGAGATAAAAAATAATATTTCTGTGGCTTCAAGCTTACCCAACTCCAAACTAGCCTTGCAAAACCTTGTTAGCACGACTACAGATTCAAATAAACCGGTAGGCTTACAAACCGTTTATTATCTCAATCAAAACGCCTATTCTCAAATGCAAACTGCTATGCAAGAATTAGCTAACAACCCTTTCAGAAACTTTGGCGTGATTAAATCTCAATCTAATAGCGGTGTGATGAATGGTATAGGTATCCAACTAGGTTATAAACAATTCTTTGGTGAAAATAGAAACTATGGCGTTAAATATTATGGCTTCTTTGATTATAACCACACCTATATCAAATCAGACTTTTTTAATTCGGCCTCTAATGTTTTCACTTATGGGGCAGGTGCAGACGCTCTGTATAATTTCATCAACGATAAAGCCACAAATCTTTTTGGAAAAAACAATAAACTTTCTGTGGGTGTTTTTGGTGGAATCGCACTTGCTGGGACTTCATGGGCTAATTCTAATCGTGTGAATTTAGAAACGGTAAATAATATCTATAACGCTAAAATTAGTGCCGCAAATTTCCAATTTTTATTCAACTTTGGCTTGAGAGCAAATCTGGCTGAAGAGAAAAAGGGTAATCATGCTATCCAGCATGGAATGGAACTGGGTATTAAGATTCCTACCATTAACACAAGCTATTATTCCTTTATGGGAGCTAAACTCTCTTATAGAAGGTTGTATAGTATCTATTTGAACTATGTGTTTGCATATTAA